The Azotosporobacter soli genome segment CGTTTGATTTCAGCGAGCAGATCCGTACAGTCGCCCATCGCCTTGCCATCGGCTGCGGCAACCGCTACCTCGGCAGAAACAACACCCTCTTCGCGCTCAATCGTTTGCAGTATATTTCCCAGGAAATCAATCACTCTGCTTTCGCCGCGAAATCTCATTGCAGCGTTTTGATAAATCTCTTCCCCTGTAGCATTGGCAACTACGACGAAGGCCTTGTTTTCAATGGCCCGAACCCGCATGATCTGCATCGTGTCCGGACTGCTGATCAACGCCGTCTGGCAGATAATTTGCGCGCCGCGCAGCGTAAGCTCTCGTGCGCTTTCCGGAAACCATGCATCAAAGCAAACCAGCACGCCGACTTTGCTGCCCATAATGTCAAAGACGACGCTCTCCTCTCCCTGCGAATACCAGCGTGCATCGAACTCCGTCAAATGGCGTTTGCGCTGCTTGCCAAGATAGCCTTGCGGGCCGACGACCACTGCACTCAAGTAAAGCTTATCCGCTTCTTCCTCCAGCACACAGCCGATAATGTGGCAGTCAAATTCACTTGCCATCCGGCAAAGCGCCTGCGTTGTTTCTCCCTGCGGCACTGATTCCGCCATGCTTTCCGCTTCCGCACGATCGGCAAAGAAGTAACCCGTCGCAAACAATTCCGGCAGAACGGCCAGATCCAAACCCTGCCCTTCCAACATGCGCCGCACCTTTTGCAGATTGGCCTTCTTATCCCGCTTAACAATATCAATCTGTACTGCAGCTATTTTCATCCATAACCCCTCACTTTTCATTTTTTATCAATAAAAGAGGCTCCCAGACGGGAACCTCTTTTATAATCGCTTTATTTCGTGTCATCCTGCATGAAATTGACCCGGCCGTCGGAAAAAGAATGAATGCGGGCCAAAGATTCGAGGCGATAACCAGCTTTGCGGATTTTTTCGCATCCGGGTTGAAAGCTCTTTTCAATCACGATGCCAACGCCAACCACGTTGGCTTTCGCCTGTTCTACGATGTTGCACAGTCCAAGTACCGCTTCGCCATTTGCTAAGAAGTCGTCAATGATTAAGATCTGATCGCCGTCAGCTAAAAATTCACTGGCCACCGTTACGCGATTGGTCTCTTTTTTGGTAAACGAATACACTTCCGCAGCATAGAGGTTCTCCTCCGTCACCGCCGACTTCTTTTTGCGGGCGAAAACGAGCGGAACATCGAGGTATAGCGCTGTCATAAGCGCTGCAGCAATACCGGAAGCCTCGATCGTCAGCACCTTGGTCACCTTCGCATCTTTAAAGCGTTCGGCAAACTCACGGCCAATCTCTTTCATCAGTTCCGGCTCTATTTGATGATTCAGAAACGAGTCAACTTTCAACAGCGCATCATTGACTACTTTTCCATCTGTCATGATCTTCTTCTTAAGTAATTTCATGCTTGGCCTCCTGCTTACTAATCTATTCTAAAGTGTAACATACTATTGGCCAATCATTAAGTTAGATATAATAATCTTAAGGATAAGCACTGCTTATCCTTTCCCTCCTCAACGCAAAGCAAGCGAGCGCGCATCG includes the following:
- a CDS encoding carbon-nitrogen hydrolase family protein — translated: MKIAAVQIDIVKRDKKANLQKVRRMLEGQGLDLAVLPELFATGYFFADRAEAESMAESVPQGETTQALCRMASEFDCHIIGCVLEEEADKLYLSAVVVGPQGYLGKQRKRHLTEFDARWYSQGEESVVFDIMGSKVGVLVCFDAWFPESARELTLRGAQIICQTALISSPDTMQIMRVRAIENKAFVVVANATGEEIYQNAAMRFRGESRVIDFLGNILQTIEREEGVVSAEVAVAAADGKAMGDCTDLLAEIKRHRALYQKD
- a CDS encoding xanthine phosphoribosyltransferase — its product is MKLLKKKIMTDGKVVNDALLKVDSFLNHQIEPELMKEIGREFAERFKDAKVTKVLTIEASGIAAALMTALYLDVPLVFARKKKSAVTEENLYAAEVYSFTKKETNRVTVASEFLADGDQILIIDDFLANGEAVLGLCNIVEQAKANVVGVGIVIEKSFQPGCEKIRKAGYRLESLARIHSFSDGRVNFMQDDTK